A genomic stretch from Candidatus Tanganyikabacteria bacterium includes:
- a CDS encoding M20/M25/M40 family metallo-hydrolase, whose protein sequence is MPTLTEMDQQIAARRQDFEAAIRSGVEIPTVSMDPDRRGDIRRGAEWAAGLLRDFGAEARIVETPGHPVVHGRLATPGAKRSLAIYNHLDVQPANEPEWRSDPFKLVVDGERYIGRGATDDKGPALTALFAAAMAREAGVPLDIHFFWEFEEEIGSPHFETFLQSAPRVDSVLVSDTIWISRGKPAAPLGLRGMQTVRLVLRTGTNDAHSGLTGGPARNPVAEMCDLVAALCDAHTGEVKIPGFYDEVRQTTAEEIEGFLASGFDPKEFQRVHGFRSLRYTEAADITRRIWALPTLEVHGIAGGYQGPGVKSVIPPWAEAKLSMRLVPDMTPQRALARLTSFVVAANPDVEIHAEAALEPYLAPSGGPYVAALERAMSEGFGAEPAFVREGGSIGAVVQMQRALGCPVMFLGLSLPEHGYHAPNEFFDWQMAAGGMKAFLAYFREVAAL, encoded by the coding sequence ATGCCGACCCTGACCGAAATGGACCAACAGATCGCCGCCCGCCGCCAGGACTTCGAGGCGGCCATCCGCAGCGGGGTCGAGATCCCCACGGTGTCGATGGATCCCGACCGCAGGGGCGACATCCGGCGCGGCGCCGAATGGGCGGCGGGTTTGCTGCGCGATTTCGGCGCCGAGGCCCGCATCGTCGAGACGCCCGGCCACCCGGTCGTTCACGGCCGCCTGGCCACGCCGGGCGCGAAGCGCTCGCTGGCCATCTACAACCACCTGGACGTCCAACCGGCCAACGAGCCGGAGTGGCGCAGCGATCCGTTCAAGCTCGTCGTGGACGGCGAGCGCTACATCGGCCGGGGGGCCACCGACGACAAGGGGCCGGCCCTGACGGCGCTCTTCGCCGCGGCAATGGCGCGCGAGGCCGGCGTTCCGCTCGACATCCACTTTTTCTGGGAGTTCGAGGAAGAGATCGGCAGCCCGCACTTCGAGACGTTCCTGCAGTCGGCGCCCAGGGTAGACAGCGTGCTGGTCTCCGACACCATCTGGATCAGCCGCGGCAAGCCGGCCGCTCCGCTGGGGCTGCGCGGCATGCAGACCGTGCGCCTCGTCCTGCGCACCGGCACGAACGACGCCCACTCCGGCCTCACGGGCGGCCCCGCCCGCAATCCGGTGGCCGAAATGTGCGATCTGGTCGCGGCCCTCTGCGATGCGCACACCGGCGAGGTCAAGATCCCCGGATTCTACGACGAGGTGCGGCAGACCACGGCCGAGGAGATAGAGGGCTTCCTGGCGTCGGGCTTCGATCCGAAGGAGTTCCAGCGGGTGCACGGGTTCCGGTCGCTCCGCTACACCGAGGCGGCCGACATCACGCGCCGCATCTGGGCCTTGCCGACCCTGGAAGTGCACGGCATCGCCGGCGGCTACCAGGGCCCCGGCGTGAAATCCGTGATTCCGCCCTGGGCCGAGGCCAAGCTGAGCATGCGCCTGGTGCCCGACATGACGCCCCAGCGGGCCCTGGCCCGGCTCACCAGCTTCGTGGTCGCGGCCAACCCCGACGTGGAGATCCACGCGGAAGCCGCCCTGGAGCCGTATCTGGCGCCCAGCGGCGGGCCGTACGTCGCGGCGCTCGAGCGCGCCATGAGCGAGGGCTTCGGCGCCGAACCGGCTTTCGTCCGCGAGGGCGGCAGCATCGGGGCGGTCGTGCAGATGCAGCGCGCGCTCGGCTGCCCGGTCATGTTCCTCGGCCTGTCGCTGCCAGAGCACGGCTACCACGCCCCCAACGAGTTCTTCGACTGGCAGATGGCCGCCGGCGGGATGAAGGCCTTCCTGGCGTACTTCCGCGAAGTCGCGGCGCTTTGA
- a CDS encoding N-acetyltransferase produces MNPPTNGHHPSRLNPLAVTVRAETPGDRVAIREVLQAAFGQPGEADLVDRIRQSGAFLPDLSLVADSGEGIVGHVLFSQVPVRVRMLYVQALALAPLGVRPDVQRRGVGAALVEAGLDRARRTRFPFVVVVGDPRYYTRFGFKPARPNLEANFDFPFEAFQVAELRSGSLKGLQGRVEYPPLFGQV; encoded by the coding sequence ATGAACCCGCCGACCAACGGCCACCATCCTAGCCGCCTCAACCCCCTGGCTGTCACGGTCCGGGCCGAGACGCCCGGCGACCGCGTGGCGATTCGCGAAGTGCTGCAAGCGGCCTTCGGCCAACCGGGCGAAGCTGACCTGGTCGATCGCATCCGGCAGAGCGGCGCGTTCCTTCCAGATCTCTCCCTCGTGGCCGATAGCGGGGAGGGAATCGTGGGCCACGTGCTTTTCAGCCAGGTGCCCGTGCGAGTGAGGATGCTGTACGTGCAGGCCCTGGCGCTCGCCCCCCTGGGCGTGCGGCCGGACGTGCAGCGCCGCGGCGTGGGCGCGGCTCTCGTGGAGGCGGGCCTCGACCGGGCACGCCGGACCCGCTTCCCGTTCGTGGTGGTCGTGGGAGACCCGCGCTATTACACGCGGTTTGGCTTCAAGCCGGCCCGCCCGAACCTGGAGGCCAACTTCGACTTCCCGTTCGAGGCGTTCCAGGTCGCCGAACTGCGCTCCGGCAGCCTCAAAGGATTACAGGGGCGGGTAGAGTACCCGCCCCTGTTTGGCCAGGTGTAA
- a CDS encoding ABC transporter permease yields MVDPAEVGRLAAAHLALSAAGVALSAAIAIPLGVYVTRPGRKRLADAVLAAAGMAQTIPSLAVIALAMIALGLGWAPALLALVLYGFLPVLHNTVAGFEGVPADLLEAAAGLGMSPGQILAAVEWPLALPVMLGGLRTCVVLTIGTAALAAEIGAPCLGNLIFQGVSTSSLDLTLAGAIPTALLAIGADLGLGALERRLVPAEVRA; encoded by the coding sequence ATGGTTGATCCGGCCGAGGTCGGGCGGCTCGCGGCGGCGCACCTGGCGCTCTCGGCGGCCGGGGTGGCGTTGTCGGCGGCGATCGCCATACCGCTGGGAGTCTATGTCACGCGGCCGGGGCGCAAGCGGCTTGCGGACGCGGTGCTGGCCGCCGCGGGCATGGCGCAGACCATCCCCAGCCTGGCGGTGATCGCGCTGGCGATGATCGCCCTGGGCCTCGGCTGGGCGCCGGCGCTGCTGGCACTGGTGCTGTACGGTTTCCTGCCCGTGCTCCACAACACGGTGGCCGGCTTCGAGGGCGTTCCGGCCGACCTGCTGGAGGCCGCCGCCGGCCTCGGCATGTCGCCCGGGCAGATCCTGGCCGCGGTCGAGTGGCCGCTCGCCCTTCCCGTCATGCTCGGCGGCCTGCGCACCTGCGTGGTGCTCACCATCGGCACCGCCGCCCTGGCCGCCGAAATCGGCGCGCCGTGCCTCGGCAACCTCATCTTCCAGGGGGTCAGCACCAGTTCGCTCGATCTCACGCTGGCCGGGGCGATCCCCACCGCGCTCCTGGCGATCGGCGCGGACCTGGGTCTGGGTGCTCTCGAGCGGCGCCTCGTTCCCGCGGAGGTGCGGGCATGA
- a CDS encoding ABC transporter ATP-binding protein, translating into MIVLDGVTKRYGDRTIVSEVSLELREGELTVFLGPSGCGKTTTLKLINRLLPLTAGRILIGSQDIAGLEPIALRRRIGYVIQEVGLFPHYRIFDNVALVPRLLGWPREKIDARVLEMLALVNLPADLLGRFPRELSGGQRQRVGVARALAGDPDILLMDEPFGAVDPQNRTFIQDEFKRIQRRLGKTVVMVTHDLDEALRLGDSVALFNAGRVEQSGAPADLLAEPATAFVADFLGGDRLTRLARLRCPDKLEAAAAELLAHG; encoded by the coding sequence ATGATCGTCCTGGATGGGGTCACCAAGCGCTACGGCGACCGCACGATCGTGTCCGAAGTGTCGCTGGAGCTGCGCGAAGGCGAGCTCACCGTCTTCCTCGGTCCGTCGGGCTGCGGCAAGACCACGACGCTCAAGCTGATCAACCGCCTCTTGCCGCTCACGGCGGGCCGCATCCTCATCGGCTCGCAGGACATCGCCGGCCTCGAGCCGATCGCGCTGCGGCGCCGCATCGGCTACGTCATCCAGGAAGTCGGCCTCTTCCCGCACTACCGCATCTTCGACAACGTGGCCCTGGTCCCGCGCCTGCTCGGCTGGCCCCGCGAGAAGATCGACGCGCGCGTCCTGGAGATGCTCGCCCTGGTCAACCTCCCGGCCGACTTGCTCGGCCGCTTCCCGCGAGAGCTTTCGGGCGGGCAGCGGCAACGGGTCGGCGTGGCGCGGGCGCTCGCGGGCGATCCCGACATCCTCTTGATGGACGAGCCCTTCGGGGCGGTCGATCCGCAGAACCGGACCTTCATCCAGGACGAGTTCAAGCGCATCCAGCGGCGCCTGGGCAAGACCGTCGTCATGGTCACGCACGACCTGGACGAGGCGCTGCGCCTGGGCGATAGCGTGGCGCTGTTCAACGCCGGCCGCGTCGAGCAGAGCGGTGCCCCGGCAGACTTGCTGGCGGAGCCCGCCACCGCTTTCGTGGCGGACTTCCTCGGGGGGGATCGCCTGACCCGGCTTGCCCGGCTGAGGTGCCCCGACAAGCTCGAGGCGGCCGCGGCGGAGCTCCTCGCGCATGGTTGA